A single genomic interval of Corallococcus macrosporus harbors:
- a CDS encoding biopolymer transporter ExbD codes for MAMGKTPGSGDDELEGAGFAEINITPLTDVMLVLLIIFMVT; via the coding sequence ATGGCCATGGGAAAGACGCCCGGCTCCGGCGATGACGAGCTGGAGGGCGCGGGCTTCGCGGAGATCAACATCACGCCGCTGACGGACGTGATGCTCGTGCTGCTCATCATCTTCATGGTGACCAG